The Candidatus Omnitrophota bacterium genome includes a window with the following:
- a CDS encoding fused MFS/spermidine synthase, with product MIWVLSGVVFLAAFLLFQIELIIAKVFLPSFGGSYFVWGACVVFFQGALLAGYLYSHFILEQAGIRRYRHVYILLFLLPLLGFPGQPLPAVTVSRHIPPVLDIFFHLLISIGPVFFILSTVSVTLQKWVTVSSLPQREQPYFLYAWSNLGSLGALVSYPLFFESHFDLTQQIRIWRWGYFILIAGAAALAAFLRLMPEQKQSADRSRPAIARSVVFRWLLLSAAGVVMFLGVTNVITNEIAPVPLLWVVPLAIYLAAFILTFREPSLCPAWIKNQIWLWVGLGVVLHLLTEAGAITSLSVWGLLLYCGLLFVVCMYCQHELYQSRPRDSRGLTYFYAIISLGSFLGGIAVSWVVPLLSSGLIELLLAFCILSLALTADPRLAGDRDFYLRLLAVMWVFMVQNCPRVAGALLTAVILYAVWRQLKEKPRVVYCVLLAALYLVPLFRVDLMQSNVIYRHRNYYGIMKIVEDRRARYFVHGQTVHGAQFLDPARQQEPLAYFHYSTPIGQVMQSGRFQFHNVGIIGLGAGALAAYAKEGMAFDFLELDPDVYATAQKYFTYLKNSRGKIAYYWGDARLSLDQIPSGKYDLFIVDAFGGDAVPIHLLTTEAIAKYRQCLKEDGLLLFHFTNRYLRLDPVLGRNALELKAFVAYQENPPDDANLVMESSWFAMTWDAQKHHILVNDLGWQDVDTGRVKNVRPWMDGYSNIVPYIKF from the coding sequence ATGATTTGGGTTCTCAGCGGGGTCGTCTTCCTCGCGGCCTTCCTTTTGTTCCAGATTGAGCTGATTATTGCCAAAGTATTTCTTCCCTCCTTCGGCGGGAGTTACTTTGTTTGGGGGGCGTGCGTCGTTTTCTTCCAGGGGGCGCTCCTGGCGGGATATCTGTACTCCCATTTCATTCTGGAACAAGCGGGCATTCGGCGCTACCGGCATGTCTATATACTTCTTTTTTTACTGCCGTTGTTGGGATTCCCCGGCCAGCCCCTGCCAGCCGTAACCGTCAGCCGGCACATTCCCCCTGTCCTGGATATTTTTTTTCATCTGCTCATCAGCATCGGCCCGGTTTTCTTTATCCTGTCCACGGTCAGCGTGACTTTGCAAAAATGGGTGACCGTGTCCTCGCTCCCGCAAAGGGAACAGCCCTATTTTTTGTACGCGTGGTCCAACCTCGGCTCTCTGGGGGCGCTCGTTTCGTATCCGCTTTTTTTCGAGTCGCATTTCGATTTGACACAGCAGATCCGGATATGGCGCTGGGGATATTTTATTTTGATCGCGGGGGCGGCTGCGCTTGCGGCCTTCCTGCGGCTGATGCCTGAACAAAAGCAAAGCGCGGACCGTTCCCGGCCCGCAATAGCCCGGTCCGTCGTTTTCCGCTGGCTGTTGTTGAGCGCCGCCGGGGTCGTGATGTTCCTGGGGGTGACGAATGTCATCACCAACGAAATCGCGCCGGTCCCGTTGTTGTGGGTCGTGCCGCTGGCCATTTATCTGGCGGCGTTTATCCTGACTTTCCGTGAGCCATCGCTGTGCCCCGCGTGGATCAAAAACCAAATTTGGCTGTGGGTCGGGCTCGGGGTTGTGTTGCACCTGCTCACGGAAGCCGGCGCGATCACGTCCCTGTCCGTGTGGGGGCTTCTTCTGTATTGCGGACTCCTGTTTGTGGTCTGCATGTACTGCCAGCATGAGCTTTATCAGAGCCGCCCCAGGGACAGCCGCGGCCTGACCTATTTTTACGCGATCATCTCTCTGGGAAGCTTTCTGGGGGGGATTGCCGTCAGTTGGGTTGTCCCTTTGCTGTCATCGGGGCTGATCGAGCTTTTGCTGGCCTTTTGCATTTTGTCGTTGGCTCTGACGGCTGATCCGAGATTGGCCGGCGACAGAGACTTTTACTTGCGCCTGCTGGCGGTGATGTGGGTTTTTATGGTGCAAAATTGCCCCCGGGTTGCCGGGGCGCTCCTGACCGCCGTCATCCTGTATGCGGTTTGGCGGCAGTTGAAAGAAAAACCGCGGGTGGTTTATTGCGTGCTTCTCGCCGCCCTTTACCTGGTTCCCTTGTTCCGCGTGGACCTGATGCAGAGCAACGTCATTTACCGCCACCGCAACTATTACGGCATCATGAAGATCGTGGAGGACAGGCGCGCGCGTTATTTCGTCCACGGGCAGACCGTTCATGGGGCGCAATTCCTCGACCCGGCGCGCCAGCAGGAGCCGTTGGCGTATTTCCATTATTCCACCCCGATCGGGCAGGTCATGCAGTCCGGCCGGTTTCAATTTCACAACGTGGGGATTATCGGGCTGGGGGCGGGCGCTTTGGCGGCCTATGCCAAAGAGGGAATGGCCTTTGATTTTTTGGAGCTGGACCCGGACGTCTACGCCACCGCGCAAAAATATTTCACGTATCTCAAGAACAGCCGGGGGAAGATCGCATATTACTGGGGGGATGCCCGCCTGTCCCTGGACCAGATCCCGTCAGGAAAATACGACCTGTTCATTGTGGACGCCTTCGGCGGTGATGCCGTCCCCATTCACCTTTTGACCACGGAGGCGATTGCCAAATACCGGCAATGTCTCAAAGAGGACGGACTGCTTCTTTTTCATTTCACCAACCGGTATCTGCGGCTGGATCCGGTCCTGGGCCGTAACGCGCTGGAGCTCAAGGCCTTTGTCGCGTACCAGGAAAATCCGCCGGACGACGCTAACCTTGTGATGGAGTCATCCTGGTTTGCTATGACCTGGGACGCGCAGAAACATCATATTCTGGTGAACGATCTGGGCTGGCAGGATGTGGATACCGGGCGGGTGAAGAACGTGCGCCCCTGGATGGACGGATATTCCAATATTGTTCCGTATATCAAGTTTTAG
- a CDS encoding UvrD-helicase domain-containing protein, whose product MARAKATETAVFEFPEVRVVEASAGSGKTYTLAKRYVQLLLSPSIKDQQPLIRSILAITFTNKAAMEMKGRILSFLKKIALGDLPAGELDDILAPIGISPEEAGRKSFVIMEQIIRQFNFFQVQTIDSFIKTLLLGCAFKTGLTAGFRIRTNSQEYLEHALDELIDNAGSDKSLRGIFQEFLHNYLYLENRSGWFPKEDMLAILKALFTQFNHYGLDYRDSPVGSAELIKLRHTVLKNIKNLHSELDGDNIDKRFINSLDNFVKTHDTSFDIDTLSSYFEREDLPVKKGGKAPDRLHKAWDKIRKDLKRICEDEAFSLFNPYVHIFQQALAAFETIATKEDVLFLEELNRKASQLFKQGDISVGELYYRLATRFRHYLLDEFQDTSRLQWKNIEPMASEALASGGSLFYVGDKKQAIYDFRGGDVELFDEIRTGLKDYNVQLETLTKNWRSQKEVVEFNNAVFSAENLRGFISRKEAFEAEKKKKGQVVFSEEDLTVVEQAFGNSLQTCKNENTGGYVKVEHLDVDKKDERDEALRERIVPLIKDLSRRFTLSDIAILTRNNKEVERVTGWLLAENIFVESERTSNVRENPVIQEIVSLLKFLNSPIDNLSFAQFLLGESFRKANGDMFPSPKGTGTCPQNMHDFLFSIRPRIKGEKDFYIYMAFREQYPEQWQGLFEEFFKNVGLYPMYEMTVSIYNRFQLLKNFPEYQGFLMRFLELIKREEEDHSDIASFLEYFDELEGDDLFVHVTDTEAVKVLTVHKSKGLEFPVVILPFLGMNVQVGEGAGDNQQSYVLQKEADSVRLLRLKSKYYNYSDELYAIYAREYKKNFLSELNNIYVALTRPQYELYVFLSNKVGQHHNPARFLFPHPESSNQSLPPRGEGQGGGIKASQTTPPPAPPTRGGEFSSEGSLNSSLGGESHANSFPPPGGEGEGGGIKSSQTTPPLGGEGQGGGLILYEFGDKLKYPPKKETPEDNILRLPSSDHHDWIDYLKDEFAPFDNLKNRKQKLRGSVIHFMLSFVGNLASPSTPPPRGEGQGGGIKASPSIPPMESHASSSLPPVGRDREGGSIQRFLDQALKEAALFYPGLDNLKDHLAIVEKLVTAPQLASFMRVEDGEVQTEVDVVNALGHTKRLDRLIIKEKEVWVVDYKPSPDVEGKYQEQVRGYMNILKELHPKVGVKGFLVYMEKVGVEEVGEKAIF is encoded by the coding sequence ATGGCTCGCGCAAAAGCCACTGAAACCGCAGTATTTGAGTTCCCTGAAGTCCGCGTCGTTGAGGCCTCGGCCGGCTCCGGCAAAACCTACACCCTCGCCAAACGTTACGTTCAGCTCCTCTTAAGCCCGTCCATCAAAGACCAACAGCCCCTGATCCGCTCCATCCTCGCCATCACCTTCACCAACAAGGCGGCGATGGAGATGAAGGGCCGCATTTTAAGCTTCCTCAAAAAGATCGCTTTGGGCGACCTTCCCGCCGGCGAGCTGGACGATATCCTCGCGCCCATCGGCATCAGCCCCGAGGAAGCCGGCCGCAAATCGTTTGTGATCATGGAACAGATCATCCGCCAGTTCAACTTTTTTCAGGTCCAGACCATCGACAGTTTCATCAAAACACTCCTGCTGGGCTGTGCCTTCAAGACTGGGCTGACAGCCGGCTTTCGCATCCGCACCAATTCCCAGGAATACCTTGAGCACGCCCTGGACGAACTTATCGACAACGCCGGCTCCGACAAGTCCCTGAGGGGGATATTCCAGGAATTTCTGCACAATTACCTCTATCTGGAGAACCGCTCGGGCTGGTTCCCCAAAGAGGACATGCTTGCCATTCTCAAGGCCCTGTTCACCCAGTTCAACCATTACGGGCTGGACTACCGGGACAGCCCTGTGGGTTCGGCCGAGCTCATCAAGCTCAGGCACACGGTGCTGAAAAACATCAAAAACCTGCACAGTGAACTGGACGGGGACAACATTGACAAAAGGTTCATCAACAGTTTGGACAATTTCGTCAAGACCCATGACACGAGTTTCGACATCGATACCCTGTCCTCGTATTTTGAGAGAGAAGACCTGCCGGTCAAGAAAGGCGGCAAAGCCCCGGACCGCCTTCACAAGGCCTGGGACAAGATCCGCAAAGACCTCAAGCGCATCTGCGAAGACGAGGCGTTTTCCCTGTTCAACCCCTATGTCCACATTTTTCAGCAGGCCCTGGCCGCATTTGAAACGATTGCCACCAAAGAAGACGTGCTTTTTCTGGAAGAGCTCAACCGCAAGGCCAGCCAGCTGTTCAAGCAAGGCGATATCTCTGTGGGCGAGTTGTATTACCGGCTGGCCACGCGCTTCCGCCATTACCTGCTGGACGAGTTCCAGGACACCAGCCGGCTCCAGTGGAAAAACATCGAGCCCATGGCGTCCGAAGCCCTGGCTTCCGGCGGGTCGCTTTTTTACGTGGGCGACAAGAAGCAGGCCATCTACGATTTTCGCGGCGGGGATGTCGAGCTGTTTGACGAGATCCGCACCGGGTTAAAGGATTACAACGTTCAGCTTGAGACTCTGACCAAGAACTGGCGCAGTCAGAAGGAGGTCGTGGAGTTCAACAACGCGGTCTTTTCCGCCGAAAACCTGCGGGGTTTCATCAGCCGCAAAGAAGCGTTCGAGGCTGAGAAAAAGAAGAAGGGCCAGGTGGTTTTCAGCGAAGAAGACCTGACTGTGGTGGAACAGGCCTTCGGCAATTCCCTCCAGACCTGCAAGAACGAGAACACCGGCGGTTACGTCAAGGTCGAGCACCTGGACGTCGACAAAAAAGACGAGCGCGACGAGGCCCTGCGAGAGCGGATCGTCCCGCTCATCAAGGACCTGAGCCGGCGCTTCACCCTGTCCGACATCGCCATCCTCACGCGCAATAATAAGGAAGTCGAGCGTGTCACCGGCTGGCTTCTTGCGGAGAACATCTTTGTCGAATCCGAGCGCACCTCCAATGTCCGGGAGAACCCGGTCATCCAGGAGATCGTTTCTCTGCTGAAATTCCTCAATTCCCCGATCGACAACCTGTCCTTTGCCCAGTTTCTGCTGGGCGAAAGCTTCCGCAAGGCCAATGGGGACATGTTCCCATCCCCCAAAGGGACGGGTACGTGTCCCCAGAATATGCACGACTTCCTCTTCTCCATCCGCCCCCGCATCAAAGGCGAAAAAGATTTTTATATCTACATGGCCTTCCGCGAGCAGTATCCCGAACAATGGCAGGGGCTGTTCGAGGAATTTTTCAAGAACGTCGGGCTGTATCCGATGTATGAAATGACGGTCAGCATCTACAACCGCTTCCAACTGCTCAAAAATTTCCCTGAATACCAGGGCTTCCTCATGCGTTTTCTGGAATTGATCAAGCGCGAGGAAGAGGACCACAGCGACATCGCGTCGTTCCTGGAATATTTCGATGAGCTGGAAGGCGACGATCTGTTTGTCCACGTCACCGACACCGAAGCCGTCAAGGTCCTCACCGTCCACAAATCCAAAGGGCTCGAGTTCCCGGTCGTGATCCTGCCGTTTCTGGGCATGAACGTCCAGGTCGGCGAAGGGGCCGGGGACAACCAGCAGTCCTACGTCCTGCAGAAAGAAGCGGACTCTGTCCGTCTCCTGCGGCTCAAGTCCAAATATTACAATTACTCCGATGAGCTCTACGCCATCTACGCCCGCGAATACAAAAAGAATTTTCTTTCGGAGCTGAACAATATTTACGTGGCCCTGACCCGGCCGCAGTATGAGCTTTATGTTTTCCTGTCCAACAAAGTCGGCCAGCACCACAACCCGGCGCGTTTCTTGTTCCCCCATCCAGAATCTTCCAATCAATCCCTCCCCCCACGTGGGGAGGGTCAGGGAGGGGGCATCAAGGCATCACAAACAACCCCTCCCCCAGCCCCTCCCACAAGGGGAGGGGAGTTTTCGTCTGAGGGATCTCTCAATTCTTCCCTTGGTGGGGAGAGTCATGCAAATTCTTTCCCTCCCCCTGGTGGGGAGGGCGAGGGAGGGGGCATCAAGTCATCTCAAACAACCCCTCCCCTTGGTGGGGAGGGCCAGGGAGGGGGGCTAATCCTTTACGAATTTGGCGACAAACTCAAATACCCTCCCAAGAAGGAAACGCCGGAAGACAACATCCTCCGCCTGCCGTCGTCCGACCATCACGACTGGATCGACTATCTCAAAGATGAATTTGCCCCTTTTGACAACCTGAAAAACCGCAAGCAGAAACTCCGGGGGTCGGTGATCCACTTCATGCTCTCTTTTGTGGGCAATTTAGCTTCTCCATCAACCCCTCCCCCACGTGGGGAGGGCCAGGGAGGGGGCATCAAGGCATCACCATCAATTCCTCCCATGGAAAGCCATGCCTCATCTTCCCTCCCCCCGGTGGGGAGGGATCGGGAGGGGGGCAGCATCCAACGGTTCCTCGACCAGGCCCTCAAAGAAGCCGCTTTGTTCTACCCCGGCCTCGACAACCTCAAAGACCATCTGGCCATTGTCGAGAAGCTGGTCACCGCTCCCCAGCTTGCGTCCTTTATGCGCGTCGAAGACGGCGAGGTCCAGACCGAAGTGGACGTCGTCAACGCCCTCGGCCACACCAAGCGCCTGGACCGGCTCATTATAAAAGAGAAGGAGGTCTGGGTCGTGGACTACAAACCAAGCCCGGACGTCGAAGGCAAATACCAGGAACAGGTGAGAGGATACATGAATATCCTCAAAGAACTCCATCCCAAGGTGGGGGTGAAGGGGTTTTTAGTTTATATGGAGAAAGTGGGAGTGGAGGAAGTTGGGGAGAAGGCGATCTTTTAG
- a CDS encoding DUF559 domain-containing protein, which produces MKKTLTPFARKLRKEPTEAEKYLWRLLRYKISDAKFRRQAVIGHYIVDFACFEKKLVIEVDGGQHRQSQSDHLRDEWLKQQGFQVLRFWNNDVLKNMDGVLQRIKECL; this is translated from the coding sequence ATGAAGAAAACATTAACACCGTTTGCAAGGAAGTTGAGAAAAGAGCCGACAGAAGCTGAAAAGTATCTTTGGCGTCTTCTCCGTTATAAGATTTCTGATGCCAAATTTCGCAGACAGGCCGTTATTGGTCACTATATCGTGGATTTTGCGTGCTTTGAGAAGAAATTGGTTATTGAAGTCGATGGTGGACAACATCGGCAGAGTCAGAGTGATCATTTGCGTGACGAGTGGCTGAAGCAACAGGGTTTTCAGGTTTTAAGGTTTTGGAATAATGATGTACTGAAAAATATGGATGGGGTGTTGCAGAGGATTAAGGAATGTTTGTGA